A single region of the Enterococcus mundtii genome encodes:
- a CDS encoding SWIM zinc finger family protein, whose product MKDWKNDFWESDLDHGYEMFIEKRVHGCLFTQEKIIAKVTEENKKEYDILIQLTDDNQFYGLSCSCSHEDTGHCPHVVATLFKYEQEKEQRKANELVKLISYANEQDIQDFLLIILKENQELAQRFQEHTAIKNMDDYDKMIVILEKHTHYSGSNIHDRTLQNINKELSEFLNSLIDTSIAKKQILHAFELMNRIVEHFDLAKVHNVENDISLIMHQWYSLWKKLLRHASEQEKQRIYSKLSAKINNASQSRFYIQQILHEEFPEQFSDQDQQKLDQTSENNGHLNYKNKRLLSIRQMENLNYTDNQIHQRARESWQSPTIRSQYIDYLMQKKAYEEAITVLNESIVLDQHSSDMVTLHRYALKNLYHKLGEKELYAEQVLHLLLEGETVDMNLIHQLKKTYSIDQWEEVRENLFEKLKYRTDVGLFYSKERRYDLLLDYVLKSPGLEEASRYFSFLRKQFPEALLQKYEYELRRMAAETTTRLRYHKMALLIAEMATLPSSTISVQLLIKELKEKYPRRKAMLEELRKLEKTYK is encoded by the coding sequence ATGAAAGATTGGAAAAACGATTTTTGGGAATCTGATTTAGATCATGGCTATGAAATGTTTATTGAAAAACGCGTTCATGGATGTTTGTTTACACAAGAAAAAATCATCGCAAAAGTCACAGAAGAAAACAAGAAGGAGTATGACATACTTATCCAATTAACAGATGACAACCAATTCTATGGTCTGTCTTGCAGTTGCTCCCACGAAGACACAGGTCATTGTCCTCATGTCGTGGCTACCTTATTCAAATATGAACAAGAAAAAGAGCAGAGAAAAGCAAATGAACTGGTCAAGTTGATTTCTTATGCAAATGAACAAGATATTCAAGACTTTCTATTAATTATTTTAAAAGAGAACCAAGAACTAGCTCAACGATTCCAAGAACATACTGCAATCAAAAATATGGACGATTACGATAAAATGATTGTTATTTTAGAAAAACATACCCATTATTCTGGAAGCAATATTCATGATCGTACACTTCAAAACATCAATAAAGAACTGTCTGAATTTTTAAACAGTCTTATTGATACATCCATCGCAAAAAAACAGATCCTTCATGCATTCGAATTAATGAACAGAATAGTTGAACACTTTGACTTAGCAAAGGTACATAATGTAGAAAATGATATCAGCCTTATCATGCATCAATGGTACTCTCTATGGAAAAAATTACTTAGACATGCGTCTGAGCAAGAAAAACAACGAATATATTCTAAACTTTCGGCTAAAATAAATAACGCAAGCCAATCTCGTTTTTATATCCAACAAATTTTACATGAAGAATTCCCTGAACAGTTCTCTGATCAGGATCAGCAAAAACTTGATCAAACATCTGAAAATAACGGACACTTAAACTATAAAAACAAACGACTGCTATCCATTCGCCAAATGGAAAATTTGAATTATACAGACAATCAAATTCATCAACGTGCACGCGAAAGCTGGCAATCTCCAACTATACGTTCACAATATATTGACTATCTGATGCAAAAGAAAGCATATGAAGAAGCAATCACTGTTTTGAATGAAAGTATTGTATTAGATCAACACTCTTCTGATATGGTCACCTTGCATCGCTATGCATTAAAAAATCTTTATCATAAACTAGGGGAAAAAGAGCTGTATGCGGAACAAGTCTTGCATCTTCTATTAGAGGGAGAGACCGTCGATATGAATTTGATCCATCAATTGAAAAAAACATATTCGATTGATCAGTGGGAAGAAGTACGTGAAAACTTATTTGAAAAATTAAAATATCGTACAGACGTTGGATTGTTTTATTCAAAAGAAAGACGTTATGATTTATTGTTGGATTATGTCCTCAAGTCACCTGGACTGGAAGAAGCAAGTCGCTATTTTTCTTTCTTGAGAAAGCAATTTCCAGAAGCGCTTCTTCAAAAATATGAATACGAATTACGGCGGATGGCTGCTGAGACAACTACACGTTTACGGTATCATAAAATGGCTTTGTTGATCGCCGAAATGGCCACCCTTCCAAGTAGCACCATCTCTGTTCAATTACTGATCAAAGAACTAAAAGAAAAATACCCACGCAGAAAAGCGATGCTAGAAGAATTGAGAAAATTAGAAAAAACGTATAAATAA
- a CDS encoding glycoside hydrolase family 73 protein, giving the protein MKAKNLLFSAIVLSSLVTTNLTVLAEEVGTNNSVETTVSTQADDVTEQPTENVEQTESITNPLTNGEELTHTHQADLSQFENPGIAAFSARASSNAQQAFIDSIAASAQTLASANDLYASVMIAQAIVESGWGKSTLASAPNYNLFGIKGSYNGQSVTMPTSEFVNGQWITVNAAFRKYPSYAESLQDNVTVLKTTSFQSGVYYYSGAWKSNTSSYKDATAWLTGRYATAPNYGSTLNSIIETYNLTQYDTPNSSSSPMYRLYNKSTGQHLYTLNAGEKNYLSTVGWKYEGIAWQAPNSGQPVYRLYNPNNGDHHYTMAQSEINFLTPLGWRYEGLSFYSGGSKPIYRLFNPNETIGTHHYTLSSVERDSLTPLGWRYEGIGFYAN; this is encoded by the coding sequence ATGAAAGCAAAAAATTTATTATTTAGTGCAATTGTTCTGAGTAGTCTTGTGACTACCAACCTTACTGTACTTGCAGAAGAAGTAGGGACAAATAATTCTGTTGAAACCACCGTTTCGACACAAGCAGACGATGTGACAGAACAGCCTACGGAAAATGTGGAACAAACTGAATCTATTACGAATCCTCTGACAAATGGGGAAGAACTAACACACACACATCAAGCGGATTTATCACAATTTGAAAATCCTGGCATAGCAGCATTTTCAGCACGTGCTTCTTCAAATGCGCAACAAGCGTTCATTGATAGCATTGCTGCAAGTGCACAGACCTTAGCAAGCGCGAATGACTTATATGCTTCAGTTATGATCGCTCAAGCGATTGTTGAAAGTGGCTGGGGGAAAAGTACGCTAGCTTCGGCACCTAACTACAATTTATTTGGAATAAAGGGAAGTTATAATGGGCAATCCGTGACAATGCCAACTTCTGAGTTTGTAAATGGGCAATGGATCACTGTAAATGCCGCTTTTCGTAAATATCCTTCGTACGCAGAATCTTTACAGGATAATGTAACTGTTCTTAAAACAACTTCGTTCCAATCGGGTGTGTATTATTACTCAGGTGCTTGGAAAAGTAATACCTCTTCGTATAAAGATGCCACAGCATGGTTAACAGGTCGTTACGCGACAGCACCAAACTATGGTTCAACATTGAATAGTATTATTGAAACCTATAATTTGACACAATATGATACGCCAAACTCTAGTTCTTCACCGATGTATCGCTTATATAATAAAAGTACAGGGCAACATTTGTACACATTAAATGCGGGAGAGAAAAACTATTTATCAACAGTTGGTTGGAAATACGAAGGAATTGCATGGCAAGCACCAAATAGTGGTCAACCGGTGTATCGTCTGTATAATCCAAATAATGGGGATCATCATTATACAATGGCTCAGTCAGAAATCAACTTCCTTACACCACTAGGCTGGAGATATGAAGGGCTAAGTTTTTATTCTGGAGGTTCTAAACCAATTTATCGACTATTTAACCCAAATGAAACTATCGGAACACATCATTACACATTAAGTTCAGTAGAAAGAGATTCTTTGACACCATTAGGTTGGAGATATGAGGGAATCGGTTTTTACGCGAATTAA
- a CDS encoding Rrf2 family transcriptional regulator, translating to MKYSLQLSDAIHILAYIHIFQGTDLLSSDMIASSIETNPTNVRKIMSQLKKADLIHTTSGKPTPVLAKAPENINLLEIYRSIEGNTNLIQVDPKTNPNCVVGANIQEVLAATYSRLQKKVEEEMAVITLDGLIKQIALSEKEKRPENQPLVEKFL from the coding sequence ATGAAATATTCTCTACAATTAAGCGATGCGATCCACATCTTAGCTTATATCCACATATTTCAAGGAACTGATTTACTTTCAAGCGACATGATTGCAAGTAGCATTGAAACGAATCCAACAAATGTTCGAAAAATCATGAGTCAATTAAAAAAAGCAGATCTTATCCATACAACAAGTGGGAAACCAACACCCGTACTTGCGAAAGCTCCCGAAAATATCAATTTATTGGAAATTTATCGAAGTATTGAAGGCAACACAAATTTGATCCAAGTAGATCCAAAAACAAATCCGAATTGCGTGGTAGGCGCTAATATCCAAGAAGTCTTGGCTGCAACTTATTCTCGATTACAAAAAAAAGTGGAAGAAGAAATGGCAGTAATCACTTTAGATGGACTCATTAAACAGATTGCATTATCAGAAAAAGAGAAACGTCCAGAAAACCAGCCGCTCGTGGAAAAATTTCTTTAG
- a CDS encoding DUF2798 domain-containing protein — translation MPTNKKEGIIFTTMMCFLMVLGMSIYNLWLHNALHVSNLFVGLIPGFIVAFILDVFIVGVVAKKIAFKLPINKQNKMQMILTISCLMVLGMVTCMSLFGIVIEQGIPEQFLSAYLTAWKMNVIMALPLQLLFVGPVSRAVLATIQK, via the coding sequence GTGCCAACAAACAAAAAAGAAGGAATTATTTTTACAACAATGATGTGTTTTCTGATGGTTTTAGGGATGAGTATCTATAATCTATGGTTACATAATGCGTTGCATGTATCAAACTTATTCGTAGGACTTATACCAGGATTTATCGTGGCATTTATCTTAGATGTTTTTATCGTAGGAGTAGTCGCAAAAAAGATTGCTTTCAAACTACCTATAAATAAACAAAATAAAATGCAAATGATCCTTACGATTTCATGTCTCATGGTTTTAGGTATGGTGACATGTATGTCATTATTCGGTATTGTTATTGAACAAGGGATTCCAGAACAATTTCTTTCTGCCTATCTTACAGCTTGGAAAATGAATGTGATCATGGCGTTGCCGTTACAGTTATTATTTGTCGGTCCAGTTTCACGTGCAGTTTTGGCGACGATCCAAAAATAA
- a CDS encoding SDR family oxidoreductase, whose product MTYLVTGATGGFGHYALEELKKLVPLEEIYVLARNEEKAQKLIEAGLQVRIGDYADRETMVQALQGIDRLLFVSGVPGNRQAEHQHVVEAAKETGVSFIAYTSFADADHSTSILAPDHQFTEKIIKESGIKHTFLRNNWYLENEMPLIGVALKTGQFVYAAGEGKTGWALKREYAEVAAKVLAGMDYPEFLELSGKPITYQTLAEQVAKVSGKPLDILSLAPDEFTDKLTASGFSQGGAEMTTAIQNDIRNNQLDVTSDDFAKVLGRELTSIEDGLRELGI is encoded by the coding sequence ATGACTTATTTAGTAACAGGAGCAACTGGAGGATTTGGACACTACGCTTTAGAAGAATTAAAGAAGCTGGTTCCATTGGAGGAGATCTATGTCCTTGCTCGTAATGAAGAAAAGGCACAGAAATTAATTGAAGCAGGACTTCAAGTTCGCATCGGCGATTATGCTGATCGCGAGACGATGGTACAGGCGCTACAAGGCATCGATCGTCTATTATTTGTATCAGGTGTACCGGGAAACCGACAAGCTGAACATCAACATGTTGTAGAAGCAGCAAAAGAAACGGGGGTTTCTTTTATTGCCTATACTAGTTTTGCGGATGCAGATCATTCGACTAGTATCCTGGCTCCAGACCATCAATTTACAGAAAAAATCATCAAAGAATCGGGTATTAAACATACCTTTTTACGAAATAACTGGTACTTAGAAAATGAGATGCCATTGATTGGAGTAGCATTGAAAACTGGTCAGTTTGTTTATGCAGCTGGCGAAGGGAAAACCGGTTGGGCGTTAAAGAGAGAGTATGCAGAAGTAGCTGCAAAAGTGTTAGCAGGAATGGATTATCCTGAGTTCTTAGAATTATCTGGAAAACCAATCACCTATCAAACCTTGGCAGAACAAGTTGCTAAAGTAAGTGGGAAACCTTTAGACATCCTTTCGTTGGCTCCAGATGAATTTACAGACAAACTAACAGCCTCGGGATTTTCTCAAGGTGGTGCAGAAATGACGACTGCAATCCAAAATGATATTCGCAATAATCAGTTAGATGTAACTTCTGATGATTTTGCAAAAGTATTAGGACGCGAATTGACTTCGATAGAAGATGGGTTAAGGGAGTTAGGTATCTAA
- the proB gene encoding glutamate 5-kinase: MRKEIIEAKRIIIKVGTSTLIYPNGNINLGAIDQLAFVLSDLRNQGKEIVLVSSGAVGVGMHKMNLAKRPNTIPAQQAIAAIGQAELMNIYNQRFSAYGQQTAQILVTRDVIDYPESRKNVVNTLEQLLAMGTIPIVNENDTVAVDELDHSTKFGDNDQLSAIVTKLIAADLLIILSDIDGFYSDNPTINPDAEMYQTVTAIDDELMAQAGGAGSAYGTGGMASKLKAALRIFEANRPMILANGKNPAIIFDILAGKEIGTLFKEVL, from the coding sequence ATGCGAAAAGAAATAATAGAAGCAAAACGAATCATTATAAAAGTAGGAACAAGTACGTTGATCTATCCAAATGGCAACATCAATTTGGGTGCGATCGATCAACTCGCTTTTGTTCTCTCTGACCTTCGTAATCAAGGCAAAGAAATCGTCTTAGTCTCTTCCGGTGCAGTAGGTGTTGGGATGCACAAGATGAATCTAGCAAAGCGTCCTAATACGATCCCCGCACAACAAGCGATTGCAGCAATTGGACAAGCTGAATTGATGAATATCTATAATCAACGGTTCAGTGCCTATGGTCAACAAACGGCACAAATCTTAGTGACGCGAGATGTTATCGATTACCCTGAAAGCCGAAAAAATGTTGTCAATACGTTAGAACAGCTACTAGCAATGGGAACCATTCCGATCGTCAATGAAAATGACACCGTCGCAGTGGATGAATTAGATCACTCCACCAAATTTGGCGACAATGATCAGTTATCTGCGATCGTTACCAAACTGATTGCCGCTGATCTACTCATCATTCTTTCAGATATCGACGGTTTTTATTCGGATAATCCAACCATCAATCCTGACGCTGAAATGTATCAAACAGTTACCGCGATCGACGATGAACTGATGGCCCAAGCAGGTGGTGCTGGTAGTGCCTACGGAACTGGTGGGATGGCAAGCAAACTAAAAGCAGCTTTAAGGATCTTTGAAGCAAATCGTCCGATGATCTTAGCAAACGGAAAAAATCCAGCAATCATTTTTGATATTTTAGCTGGAAAAGAAATCGGCACATTATTTAAGGAGGTTTTATAA
- a CDS encoding glucosaminidase domain-containing protein gives MKVRILLASIMLLNASLSPCIALAETVTNNNQQTETTSSSITEEKTTNVISPTTISTTNEEIPPPSTDTPTIIGTPQLIGESYKDGVSKPKRINVSATETMQQTFIEDEENKKTTHSYIGGNTIYEINSTDVQVPNPRTTDSSTIQLAVYTGDVSQTKQTLAYYLAQQFKTYQLSLENLTDILSIDPTLAINEDSLFALIQEYYPQVTEKTTIREIEDLTDQYGSVQDTPIFPTLSLQENSEVVTGKVVLAQKAVLSDHTTWFFAQNANHQGWIAAEAITTYIPHSISEREKKGTLTSNAKLYSNLTNAWLDIADESIDTTIIYDVKNSIEIDQSTFYELSLDGVTAGYVPKENFQLNDGEKGLDDISRGESSIITSDVPTDAPELSRKSNQDSFITERTTQQAILTYGTHIRNIGWLPEVADGELSGTTGRVLPVEALRLNLNTSLQGAIEYTSYVEQTGWQNWVTQGNISGTVGQAKQIEGIKLRLTGQLANQFNIFYRVHVKNMGWLPWTNNGSAAGSIGYNYHIEAIEIRLIDRSQTGPATGDSYREKDPFVLARTHVTNRGWLSEKDANTFVGTTGQNLSLQAIQLRLSENTIGGGINYQTHVANHGWETSWRSNGSTSGTTGLHLPIEAVRINLTGAISTRYDIYYRVHAQNFGWLDWAKNGENAGTQGYATQSEALQIRLIPKGAAAPGPTARAFRLAPPKLTLQGHLSTNGWVSRTGLTTMINFANQGRQFEAIRATLANSNYSGVINYDSHLTNIGWTTPVSNGVISGTTGQNRSLQAFSFSLTEELSEKYDIYYRSFVRSRGWLGWASNGQKAGSVGMSLPVEAIEVTIVENDRKPAGYQANQLTILGQIDTSTPEGRFVNSITQSANRVAPAYGLYTSVMLAQAILETGYGTSFLARNANNFFGMKFKDGEDEGKYDYVWHVSNEVVNGITIPVNSKFRVYQSTDESFIDNAVKLKYGVPWDPVRYRGTWKVNTRSYRDATQALTGTYATDPNYGTKLNNIIERWRLDQFD, from the coding sequence ATGAAAGTAAGGATTTTGCTTGCATCGATAATGTTATTAAACGCATCATTGTCGCCATGTATTGCTTTAGCAGAAACAGTAACAAACAATAATCAGCAAACCGAAACCACCTCAAGTTCAATCACCGAAGAAAAAACAACGAATGTAATATCTCCAACTACCATTTCAACCACAAATGAAGAGATACCCCCACCCAGCACTGACACACCAACTATAATAGGAACTCCCCAATTAATAGGAGAAAGCTATAAGGATGGTGTCAGTAAACCGAAACGAATCAACGTATCAGCGACTGAAACTATGCAACAAACATTTATTGAAGATGAGGAAAACAAAAAAACAACACATAGCTACATTGGTGGAAACACAATCTATGAAATCAATTCCACAGATGTGCAAGTCCCTAACCCCCGAACTACTGATTCATCCACGATCCAGTTAGCTGTCTACACTGGAGATGTCTCACAAACCAAACAAACTTTAGCTTATTATCTTGCACAACAGTTTAAAACTTATCAACTCTCACTCGAAAATCTCACAGATATTCTTTCAATTGATCCAACTTTAGCGATCAATGAAGATAGTTTGTTTGCTTTGATCCAAGAGTATTATCCGCAGGTCACAGAAAAAACCACCATTCGAGAAATAGAAGATTTAACTGATCAATATGGGAGTGTGCAAGACACACCAATATTCCCCACTTTATCTCTTCAAGAGAATAGCGAGGTAGTTACAGGAAAAGTCGTTTTGGCTCAAAAAGCAGTTTTATCTGACCATACTACTTGGTTTTTTGCTCAAAATGCTAATCACCAAGGTTGGATAGCTGCAGAAGCTATAACAACCTATATCCCTCACTCAATTAGTGAAAGAGAAAAAAAAGGCACATTGACTTCAAATGCGAAACTTTATTCTAATTTAACCAACGCCTGGCTTGATATAGCCGATGAGTCGATTGATACCACTATAATTTATGATGTAAAAAATAGTATTGAAATCGATCAATCAACTTTTTATGAACTTTCACTAGATGGAGTAACAGCTGGTTATGTGCCAAAAGAAAACTTTCAATTAAATGATGGCGAAAAAGGTCTCGATGATATATCTAGGGGTGAATCTTCTATCATCACTAGCGATGTTCCAACTGACGCTCCTGAACTTTCTAGAAAAAGTAATCAAGATAGTTTTATTACAGAAAGAACAACTCAACAAGCTATCCTTACTTACGGCACACATATACGAAATATCGGATGGCTTCCTGAAGTAGCAGACGGTGAATTATCAGGTACAACCGGCAGAGTTCTCCCAGTTGAAGCCCTTCGCTTAAACTTAAACACTTCTTTACAGGGAGCTATTGAGTATACGTCTTATGTCGAACAAACTGGGTGGCAAAACTGGGTCACACAAGGAAATATTTCAGGAACTGTAGGTCAAGCGAAACAAATCGAAGGAATCAAGCTACGTCTGACAGGCCAATTAGCCAATCAGTTCAATATTTTCTACCGTGTTCACGTGAAAAACATGGGTTGGTTACCATGGACAAATAATGGGAGCGCTGCTGGATCAATTGGTTATAACTATCATATTGAAGCAATTGAGATACGTCTAATTGATCGATCACAGACAGGACCAGCTACGGGAGATTCTTATCGCGAAAAAGACCCATTCGTTTTAGCCCGTACTCATGTGACTAATCGTGGGTGGTTAAGTGAAAAAGATGCCAATACTTTTGTAGGAACGACGGGACAAAATTTAAGTTTACAAGCCATCCAGTTAAGATTATCAGAAAATACAATTGGTGGGGGAATCAATTACCAAACTCATGTGGCAAATCATGGATGGGAAACTAGTTGGCGTTCTAATGGCTCCACATCAGGAACTACTGGCTTACATCTGCCAATTGAGGCTGTAAGAATCAATTTAACTGGAGCAATAAGTACACGTTATGATATTTATTACCGAGTCCATGCACAAAATTTTGGATGGTTAGATTGGGCAAAAAATGGAGAGAATGCTGGGACTCAAGGATACGCGACACAGTCAGAAGCCCTGCAGATCCGCTTAATACCAAAAGGAGCGGCAGCACCAGGACCAACAGCCCGTGCGTTCCGTCTCGCCCCCCCTAAACTCACTTTGCAAGGACATCTGTCCACAAATGGATGGGTTAGCCGTACAGGACTGACTACGATGATCAATTTCGCAAACCAAGGACGTCAATTTGAAGCAATTCGGGCAACCTTAGCAAATTCTAACTACTCTGGAGTGATAAACTATGATTCACACCTTACTAATATAGGTTGGACAACACCTGTCTCAAATGGAGTAATATCTGGGACTACTGGTCAAAATCGTTCCCTTCAAGCTTTCTCTTTTAGCTTAACGGAAGAATTATCTGAAAAATACGATATTTACTATCGTTCATTCGTCCGTTCACGCGGTTGGTTAGGTTGGGCTTCAAATGGTCAAAAAGCAGGCTCAGTTGGAATGAGTCTACCTGTCGAAGCAATTGAAGTCACGATTGTAGAAAATGATCGAAAACCAGCGGGTTACCAAGCAAATCAACTGACCATATTAGGTCAAATTGACACTTCAACACCAGAAGGAAGATTTGTCAATTCTATTACACAAAGTGCAAATCGAGTTGCTCCAGCATACGGATTATACACTTCTGTCATGCTTGCTCAAGCAATTCTAGAGACCGGCTATGGCACTAGCTTCTTGGCACGCAATGCGAACAATTTCTTTGGAATGAAGTTCAAAGATGGGGAAGATGAAGGGAAATATGATTACGTTTGGCATGTATCCAATGAAGTTGTCAACGGGATCACGATACCTGTCAATTCTAAATTCCGTGTCTATCAAAGTACCGATGAATCTTTCATCGACAATGCTGTGAAACTGAAATATGGCGTACCTTGGGACCCTGTTCGCTATCGTGGAACTTGGAAAGTTAATACACGTTCTTATCGAGATGCGACCCAAGCCTTAACTGGAACATATGCAACTGATCCAAATTATGGAACAAAATTAAACAACATCATTGAACGTTGGCGTTTGGATCAGTTTGATTGA
- a CDS encoding dUTP diphosphatase — translation MNKRGFEVITRYQDQQIQLPQRATHHAAGYDFEAAEDVVIPSVWKAGFKQGLTAVSDALISEMSAEEKKIKPVLVPTGIKAYMGEDEFLQLANRSSNPLKRFLILTNGVGVIDSDYYNNEANEGHIMFQFTNFGFKDVVIKKGERIGQGIFLPFLKADQDQTANARQGGFGSSNQ, via the coding sequence GTGAATAAAAGAGGTTTTGAAGTAATTACACGTTATCAGGATCAACAGATCCAATTGCCGCAAAGAGCGACTCATCACGCTGCCGGTTATGATTTTGAAGCAGCAGAAGATGTGGTGATTCCAAGTGTTTGGAAAGCCGGGTTCAAGCAAGGACTAACAGCTGTATCAGATGCGCTGATCTCTGAAATGTCAGCAGAGGAAAAGAAAATCAAACCCGTTTTAGTGCCTACAGGAATCAAAGCGTATATGGGTGAGGATGAATTCTTACAATTAGCCAATCGTTCGAGCAATCCATTAAAACGTTTTTTGATTTTGACGAATGGTGTCGGCGTGATCGACAGTGACTATTATAATAACGAAGCAAATGAAGGGCATATCATGTTCCAATTCACGAATTTTGGTTTCAAAGATGTAGTGATCAAAAAAGGGGAAAGAATTGGGCAAGGAATCTTCCTACCGTTCTTAAAAGCGGACCAAGATCAAACCGCTAATGCTCGTCAAGGTGGATTTGGTTCATCCAACCAATAA
- a CDS encoding DUF4176 domain-containing protein, which yields MNEGKKLLPLGSVVLLEEGLQKLVIVGRGAVYTDQQSKKDTFADYMAVLYPSGLNPETTIFFDHKNIDKVVFEGYSDEEEVRFLEIYSKWETDVKQATSKSAQSIPIGFD from the coding sequence ATGAATGAGGGGAAAAAGTTATTACCATTAGGAAGTGTCGTGTTGCTTGAGGAAGGGTTACAAAAATTAGTCATCGTTGGAAGAGGTGCTGTATATACAGATCAACAGTCGAAAAAAGATACGTTTGCAGACTATATGGCAGTACTTTATCCCTCAGGATTAAATCCTGAGACCACTATTTTTTTTGATCATAAAAATATCGATAAAGTTGTTTTTGAAGGATATAGTGATGAAGAAGAAGTGAGATTTTTAGAGATCTATAGCAAGTGGGAGACTGACGTGAAGCAAGCAACCAGTAAATCAGCCCAATCAATTCCGATTGGATTTGATTGA
- a CDS encoding glutamate-5-semialdehyde dehydrogenase, which translates to MTDLNQLGIQAKKGARELALMPTKQKNDLLLQMAQTIKRNQLAILEANQKDLDQATENNISETMQDRLRLTPERIHTMAEEIIKVAQLDDPIGKVDHMWQNEDGLLIGKKRVPLGVIGMIYESRPNVTTDAASLAFKSGNAVILRGGKEAFHSNQLLVELLQETLGNAEVSPYAIQFVDDTSHETAAELMRLTDYLDVLIPRGGASLIKRVKEQATVPIIETGTGNNHIYIDKEAQLAMAVDIIVNAKTSRPSVCNAAETLLIHSEIAPFFLPSIEQALVEHGVSLHADAHALDYLETATLADETDWDTEYLDYILAVKIVDSLDEAIEHINRHNTQHSEAIVTDSYTASQRFLNEVDAAAVYVNASTRFTDGSVFGFGAEIGISTQKLHARGPMGLNELTTTKYIIYGDGQIRK; encoded by the coding sequence ATGACTGATCTTAACCAACTTGGGATACAAGCAAAAAAAGGCGCGCGAGAACTTGCTTTGATGCCGACTAAACAAAAAAATGACTTATTGTTGCAAATGGCACAAACAATCAAGAGAAATCAACTAGCCATTCTTGAAGCCAATCAAAAAGACTTAGATCAAGCGACAGAAAATAATATTAGCGAAACAATGCAAGATCGTTTACGGCTAACACCAGAACGCATCCATACAATGGCGGAAGAAATCATTAAAGTGGCGCAACTAGACGACCCAATCGGAAAAGTTGATCACATGTGGCAAAACGAAGATGGTTTATTGATTGGCAAGAAACGTGTCCCTCTAGGTGTCATCGGCATGATCTACGAATCACGTCCGAATGTGACAACTGATGCGGCAAGTCTCGCATTTAAATCAGGAAATGCAGTGATTTTACGTGGTGGAAAAGAAGCCTTCCATTCCAATCAACTGTTGGTTGAATTACTTCAAGAAACATTGGGAAATGCTGAAGTTTCGCCTTACGCGATCCAATTCGTGGATGATACCTCTCATGAGACGGCTGCGGAATTGATGCGATTAACGGATTATTTAGACGTATTGATTCCTCGAGGTGGTGCTTCGTTGATCAAACGTGTGAAAGAGCAAGCCACTGTACCAATCATTGAAACGGGTACCGGCAACAACCATATCTATATCGATAAAGAAGCACAATTAGCCATGGCCGTGGATATCATTGTGAACGCCAAAACATCTCGCCCTTCTGTCTGTAACGCTGCCGAGACTTTGCTGATCCATTCAGAGATCGCACCTTTCTTCTTGCCATCTATTGAGCAAGCACTGGTTGAACATGGTGTCTCTCTACATGCAGATGCTCACGCGTTAGATTATTTAGAGACCGCAACCTTAGCAGACGAAACCGATTGGGATACAGAATATTTGGATTATATTTTAGCGGTTAAGATCGTTGATTCTTTGGACGAAGCAATTGAACATATCAACCGTCACAATACACAACATTCCGAAGCTATCGTGACGGACAGTTACACAGCAAGCCAACGCTTTTTAAATGAAGTTGATGCAGCTGCTGTTTACGTCAATGCGTCCACTCGCTTCACGGATGGTTCAGTATTTGGCTTCGGTGCAGAAATCGGTATTTCTACACAAAAACTTCATGCTAGAGGTCCAATGGGGCTAAATGAGTTAACAACGACGAAATACATCATCTATGGAGATGGACAAATTCGTAAATAA